In bacterium, the DNA window GATGAAAAAACTTGTGGATGAAGGCATGAACCACGGGGCGCTGGGTGTTTCCAGCGGACTTATGTATCCGCCGGGTGTTTATACCGGAGTAGATGAGATTATTTCCTGCGCGGGAGTCGCGGGCAGATACGGGGGTATCTACTCCACTCATATGAGAAATGAGTCGGAAAGTCTTGTTGAAGCTGTTGCGGAAGCCTTAAAAATAGGCAGGGAATCAAATATAAAAGTTCAGATATCCCATTTAAAGACAGCAGGCAGATTAAACTGGGATAAACTCGAAAAAGCCTGCAATCTGATTGAGCAGGCGCGCAGGGATGGGCTTGATGTCACCTGTGACCGCTATCCTTATACAGCTTCATATACAAGCCTTGATATTGTGCTGCCGGACTGGATGTTTGAAGGCGGAAATGCAAAAGAACTTGAAAGGCTTAAAGATCCTTCGATAAGAGCTGAACTGGCCGGGGGGCTGGAGAGAGAAAAAAATGACAGCTACTGGCATACCGTTAAGGTTCTTTCTGTTTCAAGTCCGGGAAATAAAGAGCTGGAAGGCAGGTCGGTGGCGGAAATAGCGCGGATGAACAATAAAAAGTCAGTTGATGTTTTGTTCGAGTTGCTTATTGAAGAGAAACTTGAAGTTTACGCGGCATTTTTCAATATGAGCGAAGAAAACCTATTTAAAATTATCGGCAAAGATTATTGTATGATCGGTTCGGATGCGGCTTCAAGAAAAGATACCGGAAAACTTGCGAACTCGAAAGTCCACCCGAGGGCATATGGCACATTCCCGCGTGTCGCCGGAAGATTTGTCAGGGAAAACAAGCTGTCGCTTGAAGACGCCCTGTATAAAATGACCGGTCAGCCGTCAAGGAAATTAAAGATAAAAGACAGGGGGTTCATAAAACGCGGCTGGAAAGCCGATCTTGTGCTTTTCAATCCAGCTATGCTTGAAGATACCGCCAGTTTTGAATATTCCCACAGATACCCGAAAGGCATTTCGTCCGTTATTGTAAACGGCGTTATGACGGTTGAAAATAGTGAATATACAGGGTCTAACGGGGGGGGGATCGTTTGCGCGCAGCAACCAAAGCGGTAATTCAGACCCGTGGACTGACTTTAACCCGGCAAGTTGGTTTATTAATGCGGCGTACAGTTTATATTTTGTTTGCTTTATTGGTTTTTTCGGGTTGCGGCCGGAAAAGAAGCGATTTCAGCACGCTTTTTCTGCGCCTTGCCGAAGAGCCTTCGACGCTGGATCCGGCGCTTGCGGTTGATGTTTACTCAGGCGGTATAATTGCCAAAATGCATTCAACGCTTGTCAGTTTTGACGAAAACCTTAAACTTCTGCCCGATATCGCTGAGAGCTGGGAAATATCCGAAGACGGCAGACAGTATATTTTTCATCTGAAAAAAGGCATAAGGTTCAGCGACGGTTCTTCCGTCTCGGCGGGAGACGTGAAAAAATCTTTTGAAAGAATATTGATGCCCGCGACTCTTTCTTCAAGAAAGTGGATGTTTGAAAAAGTGAAGGGAGCCGCTGATTTTATCTCCGGCAGGGCCAGTGAAATCAGCGGTATGGAAGTATTGGATGAGAATACAATAATTATAAAGCTGGAAGAAGCGTTTGCCCCTTTCTTAAGCCTTCTCGCTATGCCCAATGCTTCGATAATAAAAATACAGGGTAAAGAGATAACAGGGTGCGGCCCGTATAAACTGGGTCAATGGGCAAGAGGCGAAAAAATCGTACTGGAGGAAAATCCTGAATATTCAGGCGGAGAAGCCCGCGTAAAAAGAATACTGTACCGCATAATCCCTAATGACTTTACCGCTGTATCTGAGTTCAGGCAGGGAAAGCTTGATATTATGGGGTTGAATATCCCGATGCTGGATGCTCTTGAAAAAACGGGCTATAAGGATTTATTTTATTCTAAGCCCGGGCTGAACACCTATTATGTGGGTTTTAATTGCCGGAAAGAACCGTTTAACGATGCCGATGCGAGAAAAATATTTGTAAAAGCCGTGGATAAAAAACAGATAATAAAATATGTTTTTAATTCCAGGGTTGAACCCGCATATTCCCCGGTTCCGCCGGTTCTCCTGTATGACGGGCTTTGGGCAATGGAGAATAATTATGCAGAAGCCGCCGGGAAAGAAGCTGTTAACAGGCCTTTTAAACTTTTGATAAACACGAGCGATGAGATGCAGTCAATTGCCGAGATTTGCCAGCACTTCTGGAAAACGCGGGGGATCAAGATTGAAATAGCGCAAAGAGATTGGAACGGCTTTAAAGAAGCTTTAAATAATTCTGAGTTTGATATATTCATCCTTTCATGGTGGGCGGACTATCCCGATGCGGAAAATTTCCTTTATCCCACTTTTTACTCCGGAAATATCGGCTCCGCGGGGAATAGAACCGGATATTCAAATGCTGAGTTTGACAGGTTGATAACCGAAGCGAGAGCTGAAATCAACACTGAAGCCCGGCAAAACCTGTACAGAAAGGCCACGGATATAATCGTTGAAGATTCACCGTGGATTTTTCTGTGGCACAAAAAAGATTATTGTGTTGTCCAGCCGTGGATTAAGGGCTTTAAAATGTTCCCTCTGTATTATTCCGATAAGGGTACGGGGATAAAAATAACACACTGACGGATTTTTCAGTTGCCGTCCTGCTTCTGTATATTGTTAAATATTGTGTAAAGATATGAGAAATTTTATTATCAGAAGACTTATTCTGGCTGTTTTGACTTTGACGGTTATTGTTACGCTTGTCTTTGCTCTCACGCGTTTTATTCCCGGAGATCCCGTATATAGTTTTGTAGGAAGAAGGGCGGACAGGGACACATTGAACCAGGTCAGGAGCTCTTATGGGTTGGACAACCCTGTCTCAACTCAGTTTTTCTGTTATATAGGGCAGTTGTTAAAAGGTAATCTTGGTTATTCTTATGTAACGGGCCAGCCGGTCGGGAAACTAATCATAAGCCGTTTTCCGAATACACTGAAACTAGCCCTGACAGCGATGCTATTCGCAACGGTGACGGGATTGCTGCTGGGCCTGCTTTCGGCATCATATCCCGGAGGCGCTGTGGACAGGTTTTGCGTGCTGCTCTCGATTTCGGGAATATCGGTGCCCGTTTTCTGGTTCGGTCTTATATTAATTATTATCTTTTCCAATCTGCTGGGGTGGCTTCCTTCTTCCGGAATGGGTAATTTTACGTATATCATTCTGCCTGCCCTTACTCTGGGCACCCGGTCGGCGGCTTATATTGCGAGGATAACAAGAACAAGCGTCATGGAAGTTTTGGGAGAAAATTTTGTGATAACGGCCAGAGCAAAAGGGCTGAGCAGAAACAGGATTTTATTTAAACATATCCTGAAAAACGCGTTAATACCGGTAGTTACCTTGATAGGGGTTGACCTGGGGAGCTATCTGAACGGGTCGGTCCTGACAGAGACGATTTTCGGATGGAATGGCGTAGGCAATCTTGCCTTGTCCGGTATTATGAACAGGGATTATCCGCTGATAATGGGCACGGTGCTGTTCGGCTCATTCATTTTTATATGCGCAAATATTATAGTCGATATCTCTTATTCGTTTTTTAACCCGAAGATAACCTATGAATAAAAGAACAAAATATTTTCTAAGGAATAATAAATTGCCGGTTTTTCTCGCGGCAGTCCTTTTTCTGATTGTTTTAGCGGCTGTGTTTGCTCCTTGGATTGTTCCTCACGACCCTTATGAAATAAACCTGGAAAAAGCGAAAGAACATCCTCAAAAAGCGTATCCGTTTGGTACGGACGCGCAGGGGAGATGTATTTTAAGCCGTATGATTTACGGCGCGAGAATATCTCTTTTCGTGGGTTTTGCCGCGACTGTCTCCGCGCTGGTTATCGGTATTTTATTCGGGACGGTGGCGGCTTATTTCGGCGGAGCCGCGGATAACATCATAACATTTTTAATCGATGTTACGCTTTCCCTGCCGGGCCTGCTTGTCGCAATCGCGATAACGGTCGTTTTTGAACCGGGAATATCAACTGTGCTGATAGCGCTGTGCATTGTCGGCTGGGCGGGTTTTGCCAGGATAATACGTTCCAGCGTGATTTCCATAAAGGGCCGGGATTATGTTACTTCCGCGCTCGTGCTCGGCTTATCGCGAAAATTGATTATGTTAAAATACATTCTTCCCAATATTGTCCCGATAATTTTTATAACAGCCAGCCTCAGGATAGGGGTTTTTATTCTATCCGAGGCTTCACTTTCTTTCCTGGGTTTGGGTATAAGCCCGCCTGAGCCTACCTGGGGGGGAATGATTGCCTCAAGCGTAAATTATGTGGAGACCGCGCCCTGGATGGCATTTTTTCCGGGTGTTGCCCTGGCCGTCACAATATTCTGTTTTAACCTGATCGGGGACAGCATGAAAGATTATTTTAATGTTTTAGAGAACCGTATCTGAAAAACTTTAAGGATGGCATTGAATAATGCGGATTTACTCATGGAATGTGAATGGCCTGAGAGCGGTTGCCGGTAAAGGGTTTAAAAAATGGTTTTTATCCGAAAAACCGGATATTTTATGCCTGCAGGAAACAAAAGCGGATATAAGCCAGCTGCCGGGAGATATAACCGGTATAGAAGGATATGAATTTTACGCGGCTTCATCCGAAAAAAAAGGATACAGCGGCGTGGCCGTATATACAAAGATCCGGCCGTTATCCGTCAAAACCGGCATAGGAATGGGCGAATTTGATGCCGAGGGAAGAATCCTGGTTTTGAATTTTCCTGAATTCACCTTGTTGAATATATATTTTCCCAACGGCCAGATGAGAGCCGAGAGGCTTAAATATAAACTTGATTTTTGCGATGCGGTCCTGGATTATTGTCTGAAACTGAAAAAATCCGGCCGTAAAATCATAATCTGCGGAGATTTTAATACGGCTCACAGGGAAATAGATTTAAAGAACCCCGGAGCGAATGAAAATTATTCAGGTTTTCTGCCCGTGGAAAGGGCATGGATAGACAGGCTTACCGAATGTGGATTTGTTGACGCGTTCAGGATGCTCTATCCTGATACAGTTAAATATTCATGGTGGAGTTACAGATACAGCGCCAGAAAGAAAAACATAGGCTGGCGCATAGATTATTATTTTGTTTCGGAAAATATATCCGGACAGGTTGAGGATTCAATGATTTTCAGTGATGTAACGGGTTCCGACCATTGTCCTATCGGCATAAAAATAAATGTATAGAATATGAAAAAACATATAGAATTTACGATGCAAAACCGGATTCGGGGCTTTAACCCCGCGGCATTTTCAGGCAAAGGAGATTTTTAAATGAGAATTTTGTTTTGTTTTTGTTTATTTTTGCTTTTCCCGTCATTTTCGCCGTGTGATGAAGAACCGCAACCGGGGGTGTGCACCGGGGACAACTGTGAACTTCGGCAGGAAACAGGTTCCAATCCTATCCTGAACGAGGAGCCTTTGCTCAGGACTCCCGAAGAAGAAAGGACAAACGAGACAATTAAACCGACGGAACTGAAAAAGATAAACCAGACAAACAAAACGCCCGGAAACGATCCGTATGACAGCTGGGAATAATGGTTGCGGGTGTTAAATTTAGGGTTGACAATTACTGAAAGAGCATTATGATATTACAGAAATGTTAACGTTAACATAGCATTCATTTGAATCACCGGAGAAGGGGATATGAAGAAATCTTCCAATTATGAAGTAAACGGCGCGGAATTTGTTATCAATGATTATAACAACACAAAACCGTTTTCGAGTTTCTTTCCGAGCATAGCGGGTGTTTGGGGTCGCCCGATGTGGGTTTTCTATGTGAACCGCGGCCAGGCGATAGCATGTATGGGGACAACCGACAAAAATGGAGCCATAACCGAATTTGTTGCCGCGAATAAGGCTTACAGGCTGACCCCTTCTCATGGTTTCAGGACATTTATCAAATCCGGAGGCAGTGTCCATGAGCCTTTCAGGCAAAAGTCAGGGAAAAGGAAGCCTGTCCAGAGAATGCATATAACTTCCGATAAATTGAAGTTATTTGAAGCGGACAGCGCGTCCGGTTTCGAAACAACCGTGGAATATTTTGCGATTCCAAACGAAGAAATACCTGCTTTCGCAAGGATCCTTAAGATAAAAAACATATCATCCGGCGCGAGGAATATACAATGTATTGACGGCATGCCCGTTGTTGAACCGTATGGCACGGGCGATTACCTTTTGAAAAATATGAGCAGGCTTGCCGAAGGATGGTTCAGCGGAGTTGAGTTTTCGAAGAAATACGGTGTGCCGGCGTATAAACTCATGGTTGTCCCCGAAGATAATCCCGAAATAGAGGAAATCCGCGCCGCGAATTTTTACGGCGGTTTTGTGCTCGGCGCTTCCGGAAAAATCAGCGTTCCTCCGTTTATAACGGATCCGGAAGATGTTTTTGGCGAGTTTAAGGATTTTATCGAGCCGGAAAAGTTCATAAGCTCCGATGCCTTTAAGTTTTCTCACAGGGCCGAGGCGAGAAACAAGACCCCTTCCGGCTTTGGGTATTTCACATGCGCATTAAAGCCCGGCGCCGAAGTTCTGTATTATTCGGTTATAGGGAAAGTTAATGAACTGAAAGATATAGACACATTTTTCAGCGGGATTTCCGGCAGAAAATATTTTGATAAAAAGCAAAAAGAAAGCGCGGATCTGATTGCATCAATAACCGATAAGATATTGACGAAATCTTCTTCCCCTGAATTTGATAATTACTGCCGCCAGACATTCCTGGACAATTTACTGAGGGGAGGATTCCCGATTACCCTGGGCGCCGGCCCGGAAAAAACGAATTATTATATTTATTCGAGAATACACGGCGATATGGAGAGAGAATATAATAATTTTGTAATTATGCCCGAATATTTTTCTCAGGGGACGGGAAACTACAGGGATGTGAACCAGAACAGGCGTAATGATGTCTTCTTTAACCCGCGCATAAAGGATGATG includes these proteins:
- a CDS encoding D-aminoacylase produces the protein MFDLLIKNAKIFDGEVFLEPGLFVGITGSEIVYIGGIKEAAKRVIDAEGNVLSPGFIDIHSHSEFTVLANPSSDSKIRQGVTTEITGNCGSGPWPVKNAAAARIKERLSSLGLKLEWDSLRDYFGFVSNLRPAVNIGVLIGLGNVRGSVVGYENRISGKEELEEMKKLVDEGMNHGALGVSSGLMYPPGVYTGVDEIISCAGVAGRYGGIYSTHMRNESESLVEAVAEALKIGRESNIKVQISHLKTAGRLNWDKLEKACNLIEQARRDGLDVTCDRYPYTASYTSLDIVLPDWMFEGGNAKELERLKDPSIRAELAGGLEREKNDSYWHTVKVLSVSSPGNKELEGRSVAEIARMNNKKSVDVLFELLIEEKLEVYAAFFNMSEENLFKIIGKDYCMIGSDAASRKDTGKLANSKVHPRAYGTFPRVAGRFVRENKLSLEDALYKMTGQPSRKLKIKDRGFIKRGWKADLVLFNPAMLEDTASFEYSHRYPKGISSVIVNGVMTVENSEYTGSNGGGIVCAQQPKR
- a CDS encoding ABC transporter substrate-binding protein, with the protein product MFALLVFSGCGRKRSDFSTLFLRLAEEPSTLDPALAVDVYSGGIIAKMHSTLVSFDENLKLLPDIAESWEISEDGRQYIFHLKKGIRFSDGSSVSAGDVKKSFERILMPATLSSRKWMFEKVKGAADFISGRASEISGMEVLDENTIIIKLEEAFAPFLSLLAMPNASIIKIQGKEITGCGPYKLGQWARGEKIVLEENPEYSGGEARVKRILYRIIPNDFTAVSEFRQGKLDIMGLNIPMLDALEKTGYKDLFYSKPGLNTYYVGFNCRKEPFNDADARKIFVKAVDKKQIIKYVFNSRVEPAYSPVPPVLLYDGLWAMENNYAEAAGKEAVNRPFKLLINTSDEMQSIAEICQHFWKTRGIKIEIAQRDWNGFKEALNNSEFDIFILSWWADYPDAENFLYPTFYSGNIGSAGNRTGYSNAEFDRLITEARAEINTEARQNLYRKATDIIVEDSPWIFLWHKKDYCVVQPWIKGFKMFPLYYSDKGTGIKITH
- a CDS encoding ABC transporter permease, which encodes MRNFIIRRLILAVLTLTVIVTLVFALTRFIPGDPVYSFVGRRADRDTLNQVRSSYGLDNPVSTQFFCYIGQLLKGNLGYSYVTGQPVGKLIISRFPNTLKLALTAMLFATVTGLLLGLLSASYPGGAVDRFCVLLSISGISVPVFWFGLILIIIFSNLLGWLPSSGMGNFTYIILPALTLGTRSAAYIARITRTSVMEVLGENFVITARAKGLSRNRILFKHILKNALIPVVTLIGVDLGSYLNGSVLTETIFGWNGVGNLALSGIMNRDYPLIMGTVLFGSFIFICANIIVDISYSFFNPKITYE
- a CDS encoding ABC transporter permease → MNKRTKYFLRNNKLPVFLAAVLFLIVLAAVFAPWIVPHDPYEINLEKAKEHPQKAYPFGTDAQGRCILSRMIYGARISLFVGFAATVSALVIGILFGTVAAYFGGAADNIITFLIDVTLSLPGLLVAIAITVVFEPGISTVLIALCIVGWAGFARIIRSSVISIKGRDYVTSALVLGLSRKLIMLKYILPNIVPIIFITASLRIGVFILSEASLSFLGLGISPPEPTWGGMIASSVNYVETAPWMAFFPGVALAVTIFCFNLIGDSMKDYFNVLENRI
- a CDS encoding exodeoxyribonuclease III — protein: MRIYSWNVNGLRAVAGKGFKKWFLSEKPDILCLQETKADISQLPGDITGIEGYEFYAASSEKKGYSGVAVYTKIRPLSVKTGIGMGEFDAEGRILVLNFPEFTLLNIYFPNGQMRAERLKYKLDFCDAVLDYCLKLKKSGRKIIICGDFNTAHREIDLKNPGANENYSGFLPVERAWIDRLTECGFVDAFRMLYPDTVKYSWWSYRYSARKKNIGWRIDYYFVSENISGQVEDSMIFSDVTGSDHCPIGIKINV